From the genome of Candidatus Hydrogenedentota bacterium:
GTCGCCGCACGCCTGCAGAGGCCGCCTGGCCGATACCTTAAGAAGGGCGCGACGGCGCTATGTTGTTTGACATGCGCCGCGATAGCTTTACGTCCCCATTCAAAGGGACTCACGCCTGAGACTTGCAGGCAACAGGAGAATTTCGATGTTTGGACTTGGTATGACTGAGTTGGTCGTCATCATGATAATCTGCCTGCTGGTCTTCGGCGGCTCCAAGATTTCCGGGGTGGGACGCTCGCTGGGCGAGGCCATAACCGAATTCAAG
Proteins encoded in this window:
- a CDS encoding twin-arginine translocase TatA/TatE family subunit → MFGLGMTELVVIMIICLLVFGGSKISGVGRSLGEAITEFKDAVKPQEKDEKPKEVKGRSKKAEDEDEVNDAARDEAE